A region of Flavobacterium album DNA encodes the following proteins:
- a CDS encoding alpha/beta hydrolase — MTKPPHTGGFLIAMRKAFTYIMTKLLGLYINILSYISPKKATKLAYRFFSEPRSGRLLKEQLPDVLKKAHAEMVTHGEFVFPMYTWKGNDTKVLLVHGWESNASRWEEFIGYLKRSGSTVIALDAPAHGLSSGVEFNVPRYAEFIDVVVKKFSPHYLVGHSLGGATALYYQSHYPNDSIEKLVILGAPSDLNTLLTNYAGLLNLNSNVFLLLRKHFFDHFRIKTDEFSGSVFASKIKVKGLLAHDVNDDIVAYKEGKKIAEAWPAAEFVTTKGLGHSMHDEKLYNRIYDFLFDKKA, encoded by the coding sequence ATGACGAAGCCCCCGCACACCGGGGGCTTTTTAATTGCCATGCGGAAAGCCTTTACGTATATCATGACTAAGCTGCTCGGGTTATACATCAACATACTTAGCTACATTTCCCCAAAGAAAGCCACAAAGCTGGCCTATCGTTTTTTTAGCGAGCCCCGTAGCGGAAGGCTGCTGAAAGAGCAGTTGCCGGATGTCCTGAAGAAAGCGCATGCCGAGATGGTTACACACGGTGAATTCGTTTTCCCGATGTACACCTGGAAAGGCAATGACACCAAAGTATTACTGGTACATGGCTGGGAAAGCAATGCTTCCCGCTGGGAGGAATTTATCGGGTACCTGAAGCGTTCCGGGAGCACTGTAATAGCGCTTGACGCCCCTGCACACGGGCTATCATCGGGGGTGGAATTCAATGTGCCCCGTTATGCTGAATTTATAGACGTAGTGGTAAAGAAATTTAGCCCGCATTATCTTGTAGGGCATTCCCTTGGCGGAGCAACAGCGTTGTATTACCAGTCGCATTACCCTAATGACAGCATCGAAAAACTGGTGATTCTCGGAGCGCCATCCGACCTCAACACGCTGCTTACCAATTATGCCGGGCTGCTGAACCTCAACAGCAATGTATTCCTGCTGCTCAGGAAACATTTTTTCGATCATTTCAGGATAAAGACCGACGAGTTTTCGGGCAGTGTGTTTGCTTCGAAAATAAAAGTAAAGGGCTTGCTCGCCCATGATGTAAATGACGATATAGTAGCCTATAAAGAAGGAAAAAAAATAGCGGAAGCGTGGCCTGCAGCCGAGTTTGTTACAACAAAGGGGCTTGGGCACAGCATGCACGATGAAAAGCTGTACAACCGCATTTATGATTTCCTTTTCGATAAAAAAGCTTAG
- a CDS encoding zinc ribbon domain-containing protein produces the protein MANTKELSVEDKLRALYDLQLIDSRIDEIRNVRGELPLEVEDLEDEVAGLSTRLEKLKTDLESIEEQIKEKKGAIEDHKAAIKKYTEQQKNVRNNREFNSLSKEIEFQELEIQLAEKQIREMKASIEHKTETIAQSSERLEAKTSHLSHKKSELDAIMAETEKEESFLIEKSAEYEGMIEERLLNAYKRIRTSVRNGLAVVSIERGASAGSFFTIPPQTQMEIAARKKIITDEHSGRILVDSSLADEEREKMEQLFSKI, from the coding sequence ATGGCGAATACCAAGGAACTGAGTGTTGAAGACAAATTAAGGGCACTTTATGATCTGCAATTGATCGACTCCAGAATTGATGAAATCAGGAACGTGAGGGGCGAGCTTCCTCTTGAGGTGGAAGATCTTGAAGATGAAGTTGCCGGGCTAAGCACAAGGCTTGAGAAGCTTAAGACTGACCTTGAATCTATTGAGGAGCAGATAAAAGAGAAAAAAGGCGCTATTGAAGACCACAAAGCAGCCATTAAAAAATATACAGAGCAGCAAAAGAATGTGCGCAATAACCGCGAATTCAACTCACTAAGTAAAGAGATTGAATTCCAGGAGCTTGAGATACAACTTGCCGAAAAGCAAATCAGGGAAATGAAGGCTTCTATCGAGCACAAGACAGAAACCATTGCCCAGTCTTCGGAGAGACTTGAAGCCAAAACTTCGCACCTTAGCCACAAAAAATCTGAGCTTGACGCTATCATGGCCGAAACCGAGAAAGAAGAAAGCTTCCTTATCGAAAAATCGGCTGAATATGAAGGCATGATCGAAGAGAGGCTTCTCAATGCCTACAAAAGGATCAGGACCAGCGTGAGGAACGGCCTTGCCGTGGTTTCTATCGAAAGGGGCGCTTCTGCAGGTTCTTTCTTTACCATCCCGCCGCAAACGCAGATGGAGATCGCTGCCCGCAAAAAGATCATTACTGATGAGCATAGCGGAAGAATCCTTGTTGACAGCTCGCTTGCTGACGAAGAAAGAGAGAAAATGGAACAATTGTTCTCAAAAATATAA
- a CDS encoding Nif3-like dinuclear metal center hexameric protein yields MKIKDIIAILEEMAPLAYAEDFDNVGLLTGNASDEAKGVLVCHDALENVIDEAIAKNCNVVVCFHPILFSGLKKITGKNYVERAVIKAIKNDIAIYAVHTALDNHKHGVNRIFCDALGLKNTKILVPKEGFIRKLVTYTIAENHEKLRNALFDAGAGNIGNYENCSFNSQGLGTYQGNADSNPQIGERGEFTETQEIKIEVTFEKHLEGKILKALFSNHVYEEVAYEIYSLENRHQNIGLGMTGELKTPMTEKEFLEFVKEKMQAGGIRHSAFTGRDVRKVAVLGGSGSFAIKSAIAAGADVFLTADLKYHQFYEAEGKLLLADIGHFESERFTKDYMAGFLSERIAHIPVVLSGEDTNPVYYL; encoded by the coding sequence ATGAAAATAAAAGACATTATTGCAATACTGGAAGAAATGGCTCCTTTGGCATATGCCGAAGATTTTGATAATGTAGGGCTGCTTACTGGCAACGCCAGTGATGAAGCAAAAGGTGTTTTGGTATGCCACGATGCTTTGGAGAATGTTATTGATGAGGCTATAGCCAAAAACTGCAATGTGGTAGTGTGTTTCCACCCTATCTTATTTTCCGGGCTGAAAAAAATCACCGGTAAAAATTATGTGGAGCGCGCCGTAATAAAAGCCATAAAAAACGATATTGCCATCTATGCCGTTCATACCGCGCTCGACAACCATAAGCATGGCGTGAACAGGATATTCTGCGATGCGCTTGGATTGAAAAACACAAAAATATTGGTACCGAAAGAAGGCTTTATCCGGAAACTTGTCACCTACACCATTGCCGAAAACCATGAAAAACTCCGCAATGCGCTGTTTGATGCAGGGGCAGGTAATATCGGCAATTATGAGAATTGCAGCTTCAACAGCCAGGGGCTCGGTACCTACCAGGGCAATGCCGACAGCAATCCGCAGATTGGCGAGCGCGGCGAATTTACAGAAACACAGGAGATAAAGATCGAAGTAACTTTCGAGAAGCACCTCGAAGGTAAAATATTAAAAGCGCTTTTCAGCAACCATGTGTATGAGGAAGTGGCTTATGAAATTTACAGCCTTGAAAACCGCCACCAGAACATAGGCCTCGGCATGACGGGTGAGCTTAAAACACCAATGACAGAAAAAGAATTCCTGGAATTTGTAAAAGAAAAAATGCAGGCAGGCGGCATACGCCATAGTGCATTTACCGGACGGGATGTGAGAAAGGTAGCCGTTCTGGGCGGTTCAGGCAGTTTTGCAATCAAAAGCGCCATCGCGGCGGGGGCGGATGTTTTCCTTACAGCCGACCTGAAATACCACCAGTTCTACGAAGCGGAAGGAAAGCTGCTTTTGGCCGACATAGGCCATTTTGAGAGCGAACGCTTTACAAAGGATTATATGGCGGGCTTCCTTTCTGAAAGGATTGCGCATATTCCGGTAGTGCTTTCCGGCGAGGATACAAATCCTGTATATTATTTATAG